A region of Moorena producens PAL-8-15-08-1 DNA encodes the following proteins:
- a CDS encoding tetratricopeptide repeat protein — protein sequence MNDTLPTIYLSVLLVLLVGVSIAVLFQVIKTRKIETTLSRLEKKLQKDRGTVIEYYELGSIYADKKLFGQAILLFQKALKGTDADEENLAPVYNALGFAYCAKEQYDLAIRQYKEALKQEPGYVTVLNNLGHVYERKQLIAQALEAYDEALKYDPKNSTAKRRAESLRKRLVTPA from the coding sequence ATGAATGATACACTGCCAACGATTTATCTGTCAGTTTTGCTAGTCCTACTTGTTGGTGTTAGTATCGCTGTGCTGTTCCAAGTTATCAAAACTCGTAAAATTGAAACCACTCTCTCTCGGTTGGAGAAAAAACTGCAAAAAGACCGGGGGACGGTTATAGAGTATTATGAATTGGGCAGTATTTATGCAGACAAGAAGCTCTTTGGTCAAGCTATCCTACTATTTCAAAAAGCGTTGAAAGGGACTGATGCTGACGAGGAAAACCTTGCTCCTGTCTATAATGCTTTGGGTTTCGCCTACTGTGCCAAAGAACAGTATGATCTGGCTATTCGCCAGTACAAAGAAGCTTTGAAGCAAGAGCCTGGATATGTCACAGTCCTCAACAATCTCGGTCATGTTTACGAGCGCAAGCAATTAATTGCTCAGGCCTTAGAAGCTTATGATGAGGCGCTCAAATATGACCCCAAGAATTCTACCGCTAAGCGTCGAGCAGAATCTCTCCGGAAAAGGTTGGTTACACCAGCTTGA
- a CDS encoding transporter substrate-binding domain-containing protein, whose translation MSFLTPLRVRSAQLEEIEQRGQLIVGVKDNLRPLGYRDADGKLQGLEIDLARRLAEELLGDSDAVVLQQVGNIDRLKVVLDGEVDLTIARVTATAPRRRLVDFSIPYYLDGTGLITKDPLITRLGDLHTRTIAILNHSSTIAVVQYALPESRVVGVDSYQEARSLLENGRADAFAADNSILSGWVQDYPEYRMLPVWLSGEALCVVMPKGLQYTKLKQRVNNAIARWQADGWLAQRATAWGLPLRRKKVKPYE comes from the coding sequence ATGTCTTTTTTGACACCGTTACGGGTTCGGAGTGCTCAACTTGAGGAAATAGAGCAGCGGGGTCAGTTGATTGTTGGTGTCAAAGATAATCTGCGCCCTTTGGGATATAGGGATGCCGATGGCAAGTTACAAGGATTGGAAATTGACCTAGCACGACGTCTAGCAGAAGAACTCTTAGGTGATTCTGATGCGGTGGTGTTGCAGCAGGTGGGAAATATTGACCGACTTAAGGTGGTTTTGGACGGTGAAGTTGACCTGACAATTGCTAGAGTTACAGCCACAGCACCTCGCCGTCGATTGGTGGATTTTAGTATCCCCTACTACCTGGATGGCACGGGTTTGATTACTAAAGACCCGTTAATTACCAGATTGGGTGATCTCCATACCAGAACCATCGCCATACTCAATCATTCTAGCACAATTGCCGTGGTGCAGTATGCTTTACCGGAATCTAGGGTGGTGGGAGTAGATTCCTACCAAGAAGCGCGATCGCTTTTAGAAAATGGTAGGGCTGATGCTTTTGCTGCTGATAATAGTATTCTGAGTGGCTGGGTACAAGACTATCCTGAGTATCGGATGCTACCAGTGTGGCTCTCCGGTGAAGCCTTGTGTGTGGTGATGCCTAAGGGGTTACAATACACCAAGCTAAAGCAGCGCGTGAATAATGCGATCGCACGTTGGCAAGCAGATGGTTGGTTAGCTCAACGAGCAACTGCTTGGGGATTACCATTAAGAAGAAAAAAAGTCAAACCTTATGAATGA
- the rplT gene encoding 50S ribosomal protein L20 produces the protein MTRVKRGNVARKRRKKILKLAKGFRGSHSKLFRIANQQVMKALRNAYRDRRKRKRDFRRLWITRINAAARQNGISYSQLMGHMKKANIQINRKMLAQLAVLDPDSFNKVVELAVKAE, from the coding sequence ATGACACGGGTAAAACGCGGTAATGTCGCTCGTAAGCGGCGCAAAAAAATTCTCAAACTTGCTAAGGGGTTCAGAGGTTCCCACTCCAAACTCTTCCGCATTGCTAACCAACAAGTGATGAAAGCGCTGCGGAATGCCTATCGTGATCGCCGCAAGCGCAAGCGGGATTTTCGACGTCTGTGGATTACTCGCATTAACGCAGCAGCACGTCAAAATGGCATTAGCTACAGCCAGCTGATGGGTCACATGAAAAAAGCCAATATTCAAATTAACCGCAAGATGTTGGCACAGCTGGCAGTGCTGGATCCAGATAGCTTTAACAAAGTGGTGGAGTTAGCGGTTAAAGCTGAGTAA
- the rpmI gene encoding 50S ribosomal protein L35: protein MPKLKSRKSAAKRFRATGSGKIRRRKAFKNHLLEHKTSERKGRLSKLTLVDERDADNVRLMLPYM from the coding sequence ATGCCTAAACTAAAAAGCCGCAAATCAGCTGCCAAGCGTTTTAGAGCTACTGGCAGTGGTAAAATAAGACGCCGCAAAGCGTTTAAAAATCACTTACTAGAACACAAGACCTCAGAAAGGAAGGGGCGCTTGTCTAAACTGACCTTGGTAGACGAACGGGATGCGGATAATGTTCGCCTGATGTTGCCTTATATGTAA
- a CDS encoding hybrid sensor histidine kinase/response regulator, producing MNNHQAEATQAEIMVVDDTPTNLQLLSSILIEEGYQVRSMIDGLLALESALCDPPDLILLDIIMPKIDGYDVCKQLKSNQKTEGIPVIFISALDETWDKVKAFAVGGADYITKPFQVEEVLARVENQLTLHKLRTQLIEQNQLLQQEISDRISAQAALESLNQELESRIQARTVELRDYLEQLRNLESQLREALDREKELSDLKSRIIFTISHEYRTPLMTILSSVELLEKYRHQLNDSQQVKHFWRIQAAVKHMTTLVNDLLFINQAEFDRLDFKPVVLNLVTFCQELVCPIQSSIGAKHSLIFSSARDWEPISGDPKILRQIITNIISNAIKYSPDGGTILVQLNGDEEKVILQIIDQGIGIPQEDQAKLFQSFSRASNVGIIPGTGLGLSIVKSCVDLHGGKIHLESEEGVGTTFTITLPKNLSEDE from the coding sequence ATGAATAACCATCAAGCTGAGGCAACTCAGGCAGAAATTATGGTTGTGGATGACACACCAACCAATTTGCAGCTGCTATCTTCGATCCTGATTGAGGAAGGCTATCAGGTTAGGAGCATGATCGATGGACTACTTGCCTTGGAATCAGCATTGTGTGATCCACCGGATTTGATTTTACTCGACATTATAATGCCAAAGATCGATGGCTATGACGTCTGTAAACAGCTGAAATCTAATCAAAAAACCGAGGGAATTCCAGTAATCTTTATCAGTGCTCTGGATGAAACTTGGGACAAGGTCAAAGCCTTTGCTGTTGGTGGTGCTGACTATATCACCAAGCCATTCCAAGTTGAGGAAGTTTTAGCCCGTGTGGAGAATCAATTGACTCTGCACAAGCTACGAACACAACTCATTGAGCAAAATCAACTGCTGCAACAGGAAATTAGCGATCGCATTTCCGCTCAAGCTGCTTTAGAAAGCCTCAATCAAGAACTTGAAAGCAGAATCCAAGCTCGCACCGTAGAACTAAGAGATTACTTAGAACAGCTACGCAACTTGGAATCGCAATTGCGTGAAGCACTGGATCGTGAAAAAGAACTCAGTGACCTAAAATCTAGGATTATTTTTACCATATCCCATGAGTACCGTACACCTTTAATGACAATTCTATCCTCTGTGGAACTCCTAGAAAAGTACCGTCATCAATTGAATGATTCTCAGCAAGTTAAACATTTTTGGCGGATCCAAGCTGCGGTCAAACATATGACTACCCTAGTCAATGATTTATTATTCATTAATCAAGCGGAATTCGATAGATTAGACTTCAAACCAGTTGTTCTGAATTTAGTAACATTTTGTCAGGAGTTAGTCTGCCCGATCCAATCAAGCATTGGGGCTAAACATAGCCTAATATTTAGTAGTGCAAGAGACTGGGAACCAATATCAGGAGACCCCAAAATCCTTCGACAAATTATCACTAACATCATCTCCAATGCCATTAAGTATTCTCCCGATGGTGGCACTATTTTAGTACAGCTAAATGGAGATGAAGAGAAAGTCATCTTACAGATAATTGATCAAGGCATTGGCATCCCTCAAGAAGACCAAGCAAAATTGTTTCAGTCTTTTAGTCGTGCCAGTAATGTGGGTATCATCCCAGGAACAGGACTAGGGTTATCAATTGTAAAAAGTTGTGTAGACTTGCACGGTGGTAAGATTCACTTAGAAAGTGAAGAGGGTGTTGGAACAACCTTTACCATCACCTTGCCCAAGAATTTATCAGAAGACGAATAA
- the trmB gene encoding tRNA (guanosine(46)-N7)-methyltransferase TrmB: MARVRVRQHVNPLSKQYQMPVSAPDWNQVYAQTTKPLHLDIGCGRGEFLLQMATEQPDWNFLGLEIREPLVKQANTKVVDLGLSNLLFLFCNANSSIDSLLSSWPPGSLQRVTIQFPDPWFKKRQAKRRIVQPTLVDTLGAYLTSGGEVFVQSDVEEVAVEMRSRFDAHPVFYRPETAWLPTNPLPVPTEREISTLARGEPVYRMLFFRREKE; the protein is encoded by the coding sequence TTGGCTAGAGTTCGAGTGCGACAACACGTTAATCCACTTAGCAAGCAATATCAGATGCCGGTGAGTGCTCCGGATTGGAATCAAGTTTATGCCCAAACTACTAAACCATTACATCTGGATATTGGCTGCGGGAGAGGGGAATTTTTATTGCAGATGGCAACAGAACAACCCGACTGGAATTTTTTGGGCTTAGAAATTCGGGAACCATTAGTAAAACAAGCCAACACTAAGGTGGTGGATTTAGGGTTGAGCAATCTCCTATTTTTGTTCTGTAATGCTAATAGTTCTATAGATTCACTCTTGAGCTCTTGGCCCCCTGGTTCCTTGCAGCGCGTTACTATTCAATTTCCTGATCCTTGGTTTAAGAAGCGACAAGCCAAACGACGTATAGTGCAGCCCACCTTGGTTGATACTCTAGGAGCTTATTTGACCAGTGGAGGAGAGGTCTTTGTACAATCCGATGTAGAGGAAGTAGCAGTGGAAATGCGATCGCGCTTCGATGCTCATCCAGTCTTCTACCGGCCAGAGACTGCTTGGCTGCCAACCAATCCCCTGCCAGTGCCTACTGAACGGGAAATTTCCACCCTCGCTCGTGGTGAACCTGTCTACCGAATGTTGTTCTTTCGCCGTGAAAAGGAATAG
- a CDS encoding metallophosphoesterase family protein has protein sequence MSLNFRFAVVSDLHIGLPQTIWDHPNRFHLVEVSIPVLERILEDLEQKALDFLLLPGDLTQHGEPDNHAWLQKRLSQLPFPVYVVPGNHDVPNILPNEHSIGLKEFPYYYRQFGYENPEQLYYTCEVLPGVQLIGLNSNQFDTGGKQVGRIDQQQLIWLEQVLAQCQDKLVLVMVHHNVIEHLPDQANHPLGHRYILENGPVLHNILKTAGVNLLFTGHLHVQDIAYQEGVYEITTGSLVSYPHPYRILQFSTDNHGKRWLHIESHRVESVPGWENLPQISRQWMSDRSYPFMVKLLTSPPLNLPDSDAQKLAPSLRYFWANIADGDAVFNFPEFPTPVRRYFESFSCHTSDGKPALIDNHTTLLLTKNQ, from the coding sequence ATGAGTTTAAATTTTCGCTTTGCCGTGGTAAGTGACCTACATATCGGGTTACCCCAAACCATCTGGGATCATCCGAATCGGTTTCATTTGGTAGAAGTTAGTATTCCAGTCCTAGAAAGGATTCTGGAGGATTTAGAGCAGAAAGCCTTGGATTTCCTCCTCCTACCAGGAGACTTAACCCAGCATGGTGAACCAGACAATCATGCCTGGTTACAAAAGCGATTAAGCCAGTTGCCTTTTCCAGTGTACGTCGTACCTGGAAATCATGATGTCCCCAATATCTTACCCAATGAACACTCGATTGGACTAAAAGAATTTCCCTACTACTATCGCCAATTTGGTTATGAAAATCCCGAGCAGTTGTACTATACTTGTGAAGTTTTGCCTGGAGTACAGCTGATTGGGTTAAATTCTAACCAGTTCGATACCGGTGGTAAACAGGTAGGGCGTATTGATCAGCAACAGCTGATCTGGCTTGAGCAAGTGCTTGCCCAGTGCCAGGATAAATTGGTGCTGGTGATGGTGCATCACAATGTAATCGAGCATTTGCCCGATCAAGCTAACCATCCCTTGGGACATCGGTATATCTTGGAAAATGGTCCAGTATTACACAATATTCTCAAAACTGCTGGGGTCAATCTACTATTTACAGGTCACTTGCATGTACAGGATATCGCCTATCAAGAGGGAGTCTACGAAATCACCACAGGTTCATTAGTTAGCTATCCTCACCCCTACCGGATATTGCAGTTCTCTACCGATAATCATGGAAAAAGATGGTTACACATAGAATCTCATCGAGTGGAGTCAGTCCCTGGTTGGGAAAACCTACCCCAGATATCTAGACAATGGATGAGCGATCGCTCTTATCCATTCATGGTAAAACTCCTGACTTCTCCCCCCTTAAATTTACCCGATTCAGATGCCCAGAAACTTGCTCCGAGTCTACGCTACTTCTGGGCTAATATTGCTGATGGTGATGCTGTATTCAACTTTCCTGAGTTTCCTACCCCAGTTCGTCGCTATTTTGAGTCATTTAGCTGCCATACCAGTGATGGTAAACCTGCTCTGATTGATAATCACACCACTCTGTTGCTGACAAAAAACCAATAA
- a CDS encoding FecR domain-containing protein, producing MFRKTVLVLSISLWSVNSLIFSKPVSAEIPLTRAVVEKLRNRVRLIPKNQSARPARRSDAMTIGDALVTARSSMAQLRFNDGSLARQGELAVFRFLPSSRTFELSHGTLLLLIPPDRGKTRVRTPNAVAGIRGSALFMRYISETDTTIVGALTNSGIVVYNPTRSQGQELKAGQILVMIEDQIEQVYEFDLKEFYETSELVKGLNLTQTEAADSPDKALDLVRGEIADALDGQDPIIGNNIIVNPTFVRIRGSESDEFPSADFSVIDGSVDVFDLDVGSENSNADITDQVNQLDIRSTLETGEFLNTEQEDETLELDPEDVDKPLEPEPEPEPEPEPEPEPEPEPEP from the coding sequence GTGTTTCGCAAGACAGTCCTAGTACTTTCCATTTCTCTATGGAGCGTTAATTCACTAATTTTTTCTAAACCAGTCAGTGCCGAAATTCCCTTAACTCGTGCTGTGGTAGAAAAGCTACGTAACCGAGTACGATTGATTCCTAAAAATCAGTCAGCTCGACCAGCCCGTCGATCTGATGCCATGACGATAGGAGATGCACTGGTAACAGCTCGCTCCTCCATGGCTCAACTGCGCTTCAATGATGGTTCCCTAGCCCGACAGGGAGAGTTAGCTGTCTTTCGATTTTTACCTAGCAGTCGTACCTTTGAGCTATCCCATGGCACACTGCTGCTGTTAATTCCTCCAGATCGGGGTAAAACTCGAGTGCGTACACCCAATGCCGTGGCTGGGATTAGGGGGTCAGCTCTGTTCATGCGATATATCTCTGAGACCGATACAACAATTGTTGGAGCTCTGACCAATAGCGGTATTGTGGTCTATAATCCCACTCGTTCTCAAGGTCAGGAATTAAAAGCTGGGCAGATCTTGGTTATGATCGAGGATCAAATTGAGCAGGTTTATGAATTTGACCTCAAAGAGTTTTATGAAACCAGTGAATTAGTAAAAGGGCTGAATTTGACCCAGACAGAAGCGGCGGATAGTCCAGATAAAGCTTTGGATTTAGTGCGAGGAGAAATTGCAGATGCTCTAGACGGGCAAGATCCTATTATTGGCAACAACATAATAGTTAATCCTACTTTCGTTCGTATTCGGGGGAGTGAATCGGACGAGTTTCCTAGTGCTGATTTTAGTGTGATTGATGGTAGTGTTGATGTCTTCGATCTTGATGTGGGTTCTGAGAATTCCAATGCCGATATTACTGATCAGGTTAACCAGTTAGATATTAGGTCTACCTTGGAAACGGGTGAGTTTCTTAACACTGAGCAGGAGGATGAAACTCTTGAACTGGATCCCGAAGACGTTGACAAACCACTAGAGCCGGAGCCAGAACCGGAACCTGAGCCCGAACCTGAACCCGAGCCTGAGCCCGAACCGGAACCCTGA
- the trxB gene encoding thioredoxin-disulfide reductase, with amino-acid sequence MSNSPVENLVIIGSGPAGYTAAIYAARANLKPLMFEGFQAGGIPGGQLMTTTEVENFPGFPEGITGPQLMERMKAQAERWGTECYTEDVIFVDLSQRPFTVRSEEREVKTHSIVIATGATAKRLHLPSEAQYWSNGISACAICDGASPLFSGQEVAVVGGGDSAAEEAVYLTKYGSHVHLLVRRHEMRASKTMQDRVLNNPKITIHWNTQPVDVFGDNGSMTGVRVQDTETGQEKDISVRGMFYAIGHTPNTSLFRGQLELDQVGYIVTKSGSVETSVGGVYAVGDVQDHEFRQAITAAGTGCMGAMLAERWLSAHNLIHEYHQQPASEQQTAEKPEETEEKVVAETAETFDIKETRHLGGYALRKLFHESDRIIMVKYISPSCGPCKVLKPMLDKVVDEYNGKIHFVEIDIDQDREIAENAQVVGTPTVQLFKDKEFLAEFKGVKQKSEYRQAIERYLPTTV; translated from the coding sequence ATGTCCAACTCCCCTGTAGAAAATCTTGTCATTATCGGTTCTGGTCCTGCAGGTTACACAGCAGCGATTTATGCAGCACGAGCTAACCTGAAACCCTTAATGTTTGAAGGCTTCCAAGCGGGAGGAATCCCTGGTGGACAGCTGATGACTACCACAGAAGTAGAAAACTTCCCTGGCTTCCCAGAGGGAATCACCGGACCTCAATTAATGGAACGGATGAAGGCTCAAGCAGAACGCTGGGGCACTGAATGCTATACCGAAGATGTGATCTTTGTAGACTTAAGTCAGCGTCCCTTTACTGTCCGCTCTGAGGAACGGGAAGTAAAAACCCATAGTATTGTGATTGCTACCGGGGCAACAGCGAAACGGTTGCATTTACCCAGCGAAGCTCAGTACTGGAGTAATGGTATCTCAGCTTGTGCCATCTGTGATGGTGCATCTCCCCTTTTCAGTGGTCAGGAAGTGGCAGTAGTCGGGGGTGGTGACTCAGCGGCAGAGGAAGCTGTATATTTGACCAAGTATGGCTCCCATGTTCATCTGCTAGTACGTCGCCATGAGATGCGAGCTAGTAAAACCATGCAAGACCGGGTGTTGAATAATCCCAAAATTACTATTCACTGGAATACTCAGCCAGTGGATGTGTTTGGAGACAATGGTTCGATGACTGGCGTAAGAGTCCAGGATACTGAAACTGGTCAGGAAAAGGATATTTCAGTTCGCGGGATGTTTTACGCTATTGGTCACACTCCTAACACCTCCTTGTTTAGAGGACAACTGGAGTTAGATCAGGTGGGTTACATTGTCACTAAATCCGGTTCGGTGGAAACCAGTGTAGGTGGAGTCTATGCTGTTGGTGATGTCCAAGACCATGAGTTCCGTCAAGCTATCACTGCGGCTGGGACAGGTTGTATGGGGGCTATGTTAGCAGAACGCTGGCTATCTGCCCATAACTTAATTCATGAGTATCATCAACAACCGGCATCAGAACAGCAAACGGCTGAAAAACCTGAAGAAACTGAAGAAAAAGTAGTAGCTGAGACGGCGGAAACCTTTGATATCAAGGAAACACGCCATCTGGGGGGCTATGCCTTGCGTAAACTTTTCCATGAAAGCGATCGCATAATCATGGTCAAGTATATCTCCCCCAGTTGTGGTCCTTGTAAGGTTCTCAAGCCCATGCTGGATAAAGTAGTAGATGAGTATAATGGCAAAATTCACTTTGTCGAGATCGATATTGACCAAGACAGAGAAATAGCTGAAAATGCTCAAGTGGTGGGAACACCTACGGTACAGTTATTTAAAGACAAAGAGTTCCTAGCGGAATTTAAAGGAGTTAAGCAAAAGAGTGAGTATCGTCAAGCCATTGAACGGTATTTACCAACTACTGTTTAA
- a CDS encoding ABC transporter permease: MSSTKQSFPSFLSFTRGPSLSIKLMVAGLVITGCFIVVAIFAPTFQAWGWLQDPTQSLSNPIHEPPSWNHWFGTSRQGYDVFSRTWFGSQAALKVVVLATTLSLIIGVPLGLISGYLGGKLDRVLLFLMDTIYTLPGLLLSVTLAFVVGRGVFNAAIALSISYVPQYYRVVRNHTTSVKTELFIEAAQALGASPGRILSRYLFLNVIQSVPVLFTLNAADAILILGGLGFLGLGLPEQTPEWGHDLRQALDALPTGIWWTALFPGLAMTLMVVGLSLVGEGLSELINPRFRQKH, encoded by the coding sequence ATGAGCTCAACCAAACAATCATTCCCCAGCTTTTTGTCTTTTACAAGAGGGCCTAGTCTATCCATCAAACTAATGGTAGCGGGACTAGTGATTACTGGTTGCTTTATCGTAGTAGCCATTTTCGCTCCTACCTTTCAAGCTTGGGGATGGCTACAAGACCCTACCCAGTCCCTCAGTAATCCCATTCATGAACCACCGAGCTGGAATCACTGGTTTGGTACCTCTCGCCAGGGTTATGATGTTTTCTCTCGCACCTGGTTTGGCTCTCAAGCTGCTCTAAAAGTAGTCGTTCTCGCTACCACCCTCAGCCTGATCATTGGTGTCCCTTTGGGGTTAATCAGTGGTTATCTCGGTGGCAAACTCGATCGGGTATTACTGTTTTTAATGGATACGATCTATACCTTGCCAGGACTACTGCTATCGGTGACTCTGGCCTTTGTAGTCGGTAGAGGAGTCTTCAATGCTGCGATCGCATTAAGTATTTCCTATGTCCCCCAATACTATCGAGTAGTCCGGAATCACACCACTAGCGTCAAAACTGAATTGTTCATCGAAGCCGCTCAAGCCCTGGGGGCTTCCCCTGGTCGGATATTATCGCGCTACCTATTTCTGAATGTGATTCAAAGTGTACCAGTTCTATTTACCCTCAACGCCGCTGATGCGATTTTAATCTTGGGAGGACTGGGATTTTTAGGATTAGGATTGCCAGAACAAACCCCAGAGTGGGGTCATGACTTACGTCAAGCCCTCGATGCCTTACCCACTGGCATTTGGTGGACAGCGCTCTTCCCTGGTTTAGCCATGACACTGATGGTAGTAGGATTGTCTTTAGTAGGAGAAGGATTAAGCGAGTTGATTAATCCCCGATTTCGTCAGAAACATTGA
- a CDS encoding ROK family protein, whose amino-acid sequence MTQAIGVDLGGTAIKLGRFREDGTELESLTVDTPQPATPTAVIEAIVAAISRLDTREEVMGIGVGCPGPADVAGRIAKVAINLTDWHDVPLADHLEAKVGYPTVVANDANCAGLGEAWLGAGRRFRNLILLTLGTGVGGAIIFDGQLFTGHLGSAGELGLINLYPDGPEGNSGNRGSLEQYLSIRAIRSNSGKEPAELGKLAQQGNQEALEFWADYGRLLGIGLTSLIYPLTPEAIIIGGGISASAEFFLPTTLAEIEQRVLPSSRTGLELLKAELGNRAGMVGAARLAWQKHVKSRI is encoded by the coding sequence ATGACTCAAGCCATAGGCGTTGATTTAGGTGGCACTGCGATTAAGTTGGGACGCTTCCGTGAAGATGGAACCGAATTGGAGTCTCTAACAGTAGATACACCCCAACCAGCAACACCAACAGCGGTGATCGAAGCAATAGTAGCAGCAATCTCTCGTCTCGATACCAGGGAAGAAGTAATGGGTATCGGGGTTGGATGTCCTGGCCCTGCTGATGTTGCTGGAAGAATTGCTAAGGTTGCCATTAACCTAACGGATTGGCACGATGTTCCCCTAGCCGATCACTTAGAAGCCAAAGTCGGTTATCCCACAGTTGTTGCTAATGATGCTAACTGTGCTGGTTTAGGAGAAGCTTGGTTAGGGGCTGGTCGTCGGTTTCGGAATTTGATTCTACTCACCCTAGGCACAGGGGTAGGAGGGGCAATCATTTTCGATGGTCAACTCTTCACAGGTCATCTCGGGTCTGCTGGGGAGTTGGGCTTAATTAATCTATATCCCGATGGTCCCGAGGGTAATAGTGGTAATCGGGGTTCTCTAGAGCAATACCTTTCCATTAGGGCAATCCGAAGCAACAGTGGCAAAGAACCAGCAGAACTTGGTAAATTAGCCCAGCAAGGAAACCAGGAAGCCTTAGAATTTTGGGCAGATTACGGACGCTTATTAGGGATTGGGCTAACTAGTCTTATTTATCCACTGACACCAGAAGCCATTATTATTGGTGGTGGTATAAGTGCTAGTGCCGAGTTTTTCTTGCCAACAACTCTAGCAGAAATAGAGCAACGAGTTTTGCCTTCCTCCCGTACTGGTTTAGAGTTACTTAAAGCAGAATTAGGGAATCGAGCTGGGATGGTGGGAGCAGCACGATTGGCTTGGCAAAAACATGTAAAAAGTAGAATTTAG
- a CDS encoding Uma2 family endonuclease, with protein sequence MIASPQLYGMTSEEYLEWEPTQEIRYEYSDGEVFAMTGGSKPHNRIALNLASDLNTHLQDSSCEVYMVDVKVKISSVRSYHYPDVVVTCDSRDQESNQFIQYPCLIVEVLSPSTEAYDRGSKFAKYRKLKTLQEYVLIQSDTIGVECFRRNQQGFWVLYPYEKGDTFTLESVNFSVSLEALYRRVRFDYKS encoded by the coding sequence ATGATTGCCAGTCCACAGCTTTACGGGATGACTTCCGAAGAATACCTGGAGTGGGAACCGACTCAGGAGATTCGTTACGAGTATAGCGATGGGGAAGTCTTCGCCATGACCGGAGGCTCGAAACCCCACAACCGGATTGCTTTAAATTTGGCTAGTGATCTAAATACTCACCTACAAGACAGTAGCTGTGAGGTTTATATGGTAGATGTGAAGGTAAAAATATCTTCAGTTCGTTCCTACCACTATCCAGATGTAGTAGTAACTTGTGATTCCAGAGATCAAGAGTCTAACCAGTTTATTCAGTACCCCTGTCTGATTGTAGAAGTGCTCTCACCCTCTACAGAGGCATATGACCGGGGCAGTAAGTTTGCCAAATACCGCAAGCTAAAAACCTTGCAGGAGTATGTTCTAATCCAGTCAGACACCATAGGAGTAGAGTGTTTTAGGCGTAATCAGCAAGGGTTTTGGGTGCTTTATCCCTATGAAAAAGGGGATACATTTACCCTCGAAAGTGTCAATTTTTCTGTAAGTTTAGAAGCACTCTATCGCCGAGTTAGATTTGATTATAAATCCTAA
- a CDS encoding Mth938-like domain-containing protein: MNKSPTSLISHISWGRMEVTNNGETYQFKDCKVWPGGAKEWDWRLTGTRHQPGIQPADIEEILAQGIEFIVLSRGMQLMLQTCPETEELLRQSGIEYYIGHTKLAVDLFNSLMKQGKKVGGIFHSTC, encoded by the coding sequence ATGAACAAATCTCCGACAAGTCTAATTAGTCATATCTCTTGGGGTCGTATGGAAGTAACCAATAATGGTGAAACTTATCAATTCAAAGATTGTAAAGTATGGCCGGGAGGTGCTAAGGAATGGGATTGGAGACTTACCGGTACTCGCCATCAGCCCGGTATTCAACCCGCCGATATCGAAGAAATTTTGGCACAGGGTATAGAGTTTATCGTTTTGTCCCGTGGTATGCAACTAATGCTACAAACCTGTCCTGAAACTGAGGAATTGCTCCGTCAAAGCGGAATTGAGTATTATATCGGCCATACTAAACTAGCTGTAGACTTATTCAACAGTTTGATGAAACAAGGTAAAAAAGTCGGAGGTATATTTCATTCGACTTGTTAA